Sequence from the Mixophyes fleayi isolate aMixFle1 chromosome 4, aMixFle1.hap1, whole genome shotgun sequence genome:
ATGCCCACTGTAGCAAGGTGGCATGGTATTACAGTACGTTAAGACTGGCTGAACAGGTGTAGGTACAAAAGATTCAGGAAGAGAATTAGCATGACACACAGATGCTTGTAGCAATCAATGACTGAAGGGTTCCAAGCAGGTAGACAGACATTGCAGAAACTGAACAGTGTGGTCCTCCTTCGCTTCCTGCTTCTTCACTCTTACACTGAGGTCCAGCATGACTAAACTGGGCAACGTAACATTAATGAGGTTCAGCAAATTGCCAGAAGCTGTCAGGTTACCAGGTTGTTAGGGCAGAGTTACACCAACATTCCATAAAACCCACACAGCATCCCAGTGACCAGTATCCCTTAaccgctatataaatagtgacTCGGGCCAAGCTGTGTTAAACCGTTCTCAGGCCAAGTTGTAGCTTTTATAATGGTCGGGAGAAACACAAGGATGGTACATGAGTACGCTGAAAGTACCGCGGCCAAACTCAGTTCTAATAGAGTTCACTATAAGTACAAACCATATCTGAACCGCTGTTGAGGTCTATGGGAAAGTTTGTCTGGCCAAATTGTATAATTTTCACCCTGGGCAAAGTTGTTCTTTCGTATGTCATGGACAAACTGTTTGCCCCTAAGGCTGCCAAGCTGCTAGTTTGTTAGTGGCAACTTCCCGGCCAAGCTGTTACTGCAGTCTTCATGTCTTGTGAATACCGTCCCAGAGCTCTCTACTGAGATCGTAGGGACCTGCACCCCAGTCACCCTATTCCAGGATGCACACCAGGTGAATCTTCACATGCAGCTCCAGATGTAGCAGAGTTCCCCCCATAGCAAGATGTTCCACTGAAGATGCAAATAAGATGCAAGGTTTGAAGCAGGAATCACAAGTGAGCTGGTAAAAAACAAACACTCTAACACCAGGCGCAGTAGAACCACCAACACAATTTGGGTCCCACTCCCACGCCTTTTTAAACTGTCCAGATCTAGCACAGTGGACATCCTGCCCTGTAGGATTATCCCAAGTTCACTCTGGATGTAATGGTTCCGAAATCTTTAGGAGATGGAGATGGGAGACGAGAGCTGTTATCTCCTCATTGTTTCCCCCCTGCTAGTTTGGAGCTCAGGAGTTTTGTGTAGTACAAGGGAGAACAATAGTTGCTCAAACTAGTTGTTGATAGATTTAATCCGGTTTAAGCAATAGAGtgtccctgttttaaccccttccaagATTTTATGATAAAGAATGGGCTTTGGATGGTCCAGATTCTCTGTTCTTACTGTTGGGGACAGGAAATAGTAAAGCAACCACTTTGTaatcacacagacatacacttaACCCACCTGGCCTTATTTAAGATCTTGATGGGTATCAGTCCAGGTCGCAGTATAGATGTATGAAAACCAACAGTACATATTTTAGTCCATAAACAAATCAATCTCCATATCAATATAAGTAATCAACAGCATGATCTTTATAATGCTGTTTGGACAGATGGGTTATGGTCTTCCCTCACACAAGCTTTGGGAGATATCACGGCAGCACATGGGTCTGAAGATAATCTGCATCAGGAGTTACCGTGAAAATGCCAATGACTGTACAGGTGGTTGCTGTGGATATGCCAATGACTACACCAGGAATCAATGTCAATGGTGTGCGGTGTATGTGTGGGACGTCAGTGACAATGTTCGGAGGTGCAGGAACACCGAGCCTCAGTATCACAAAGAGAAAACAGGGATAGTGCAAAAACATTTTCCAGAACTTGGTTTTATGTCTTTGACGTTATGGCAGAGTGCTACGTAGCGGAAGGATCTTATAAACTCCACGCTGATGTGGCTGTAGTCACAGGTTGCCAGAGTACTGCGGAGGAAGAAGAGTGTAGTCCAGAATAAACACGTTGTTCTTAGTGACCACGAAGCGTTGGAAGCCATTGGAGATGACAGGAGCTACGGTGTTACCGCACACACGCTGCCGGCATGCAAATGTGTGGATATACATGCCCTTTGTGTCTGGAGAAGACAAAGCCAGAAGCTGGTTAGGTGGAGAGAGCAGGgtgacaaaaaaaataagaaaagtaaaGAACAAGTAAGcaaaatatcatataattttgTTGCCCTAACCAAAACGCTTTTAGTAACTGATTTTCACACCGATTTCTTACTTTACCCAGACTTTGCCAGTACTGTTTTTATAGTTTATGAATTTACTGCCTTATAATAAACCCAATATTTCCTCGCCCCTGGCCTGTCTCCCATGTCTTTGCCCCATCTCACAGTTTAAGATGGTTGATCTCCTCCAGTCAGTAGCTTCTTTCAAACGAGGACAGATTTTCTCACATAAGTTCCTCCAGATTCTTTGGGCATTACACATGTGGTGTAGGTAGCCACATGTCTCTCCTAATAACACGACATCTCTAACCGATAGGTAGGAAACTATTTCCTCCAACTGAGGGGGAGAGAAAAAGACAAACGATGGGAAAATGCAGTGAGAAAACGAGTGTTCACTGGATTGGGTAACTAGAGGTGAAGAAGATGAACTATGAAAATCAATCACATTAATGAGGAAAATAAAGATTTCAGTAATATATGGCAGAGGAAAGTAATGGATGTTGGATGGCAGAGTGTATTATTTGTGATTAGATGTGGGGGAACATCATGGCTCTGTAGAACATCCATAGACTATCTGTGAGGGGAGCATGTATCTGGATATTTCACCACCTCCTAACTCTTTCTACGgtgtggagaacaggaggaaggTTGTTTTAAACTGGATCTCTTTAGCATAACTTGGGTTAACCAACTTAGACACCCCTTCCTTAGAAGGAGGATTTCCATTTCAGGTCTATCTTAGAGTGTTCTTTCTGTAAAGTTCAAGAGCCTGTTTCATACATGTGTAACTAATTTACTGAGCTGTGTGGTGGTTTATGGGGTGAATGTTTGAATGAGTAGAATAAGTGATCAGTCTGAGGGTGAGAGGACAGAGTGTTTCTCCCCTGATAGGTCATGTTTAAAGATAGACATCATAACATCCTAGTTTTCTTCTCACCAACTCCGCAGGTAAGTCCTGAAGGGTGGCTGTACTTGTCGTTGGGACTGGTTCATTTGACAAATTCAAAGAACTTCTTTTCACCTGGATAgacaaactcagtggacttgTACATTCATCACCAGGCACATGTCCAAATAGGAACACTCATTACCATAAATAGTTACACCCAGAGCATGCCAGCAGTCAGTCACTAAGGGTCAGATTAAGACTATAGAGGACCCTGGGCAtcatgggagggctggcaaactttagcccgagAGGGGAGACTAAAAAATAATGCAGGTAGCCCATTGACCCAGCGCAAAGCAGcctactatgggaccagcccagcatcatgggagggctggcaaactttagcccgagAGGGGAGACTAAAAAATAATGCAGGTAGCCCATTGATCCAGCGCAaagcagcccactatgggaccagcccagccagcccctgctgggCATGCTAGCAGCTGTATTGTGCATTACACCAATCTCTACAGCAGACTCTCCAACATGAACGCTTCCTCCTGGTACATAATGCTCTAATCCTGAATTTACCATGTACTTTACTATGGCAGTCAACTGGGCTAGCCTAATTAACTGATATTTTTAATCAATTAATCCAGCCCAGGTAACTGCAATTGTAAACTACATGGTAATTTGGGTATATGTTGGAGGGTCTGCTACAGTATCAGCAGTGTCCCCACACATTTGTATAAAGCAGTGCCCATTATATTGCACCAGCAGTGCCCGTTCCCCATACATGATTACGGGAATGCCAGAGAACCtcacataaatatattatattattgattaTTTCTTATAGATTGATTACACCAGCATGTACTAGTGTCCACATCCCACATTATATTAGCAGTGAGGCACACATATCAGTGATGATTGCTTCTAATTGCTTACAGATAGGTTGACTGAAAGGAGGAGCTACTGATtactggagcaggtgaatgactgggaagagggggaggaggagttaCTGACTACTGGAGCAGGTTCCTAactggaaggaggaggaggagctacTGACTGCTGGAGCAGGTTCCTAactggaaggaggaggagggaggaggaggaggagttatTGACTGCTGGAGCAGGTGGCTGACTAGGAGGAGGAGGGGCTACTGACTGTTGGAGCAGGTTCCTGACTAGGAGGAGGAGGGGTTACTGACTGCTGGAGCAGGTTCCTGACTGGGAGGAAGAGGAGCTACTGACTGCTGGAGCAGGTTCCTGactaggaggaggaggagctacTGACTGCTGGAGCAGGTGGCTGACTGGAAGGAGAAAGAGGAGCTACTGACTGCTGGAGCAGGTTCCTGACTGGGAGGAAGAGGAGCTACTGACTGCTGGAGCAGGTGGCTGACTGGAAGGAGAAAGAGGAGCTACTGACTGCTGGAGCAGGTTCCTGACTGGGAGGAAGAGGAGCTACTGACTGCTGGAGCAGGTGGCTGactgggaggagaaggaggagctaCTGACTGCTGGAGCAGGTTCCTGACTGGGAGGAAGAGGAGCTACTGACTGCTGGAGCAGGTGGCTGACTGGAAGGAGGAGGAGCTACTGATTGCTGGAGCAGGTGGCTGActgggaggaagaagaggagctaCTGATTGCTAAAGCAGGTGGCTGActgggaggaagaggaggagctactGAATGCTGGAGCAGGTTTCTGACTGGAAGGAGGAGGAGTTACTGACTGCTGGAACAGGTTCCTGACTTGGAGGAGGAGGCGTTATTGACTGCTGGAGCAGGTGGCTGactggaaggaggaggaggagctacTGATTGCTGGAGCAGGTGGCTGActgggaggaagaagaggagctaCTGATTGCTAAAGCAGGTGGCTGACTGGGAGGAAAAGGATGAGCTACTGATTGCTGGAGCAGGTGGCTGActgggaggaagaggaggagctactGAATGCTGGAGCAGGTTTCTGACTGGAAGGAGGAGGAGTTACTGACTGCTGGAACAGGTTCCTGACTTGGAGGAGGAGGA
This genomic interval carries:
- the LOC142151031 gene encoding F-box only protein 24-like, giving the protein MGKRKHTSSQSEYKLLSSTDTISATITRSTSRKQQAQPSFTEEHLLVKRSSLNLSNEPVPTTSTATLQDLPAELLEEIVSYLSVRDVVLLGETCGYLHHMCNAQRIWRNLCEKICPRLKEATDWRRSTILNYTKGMYIHTFACRQRVCGNTVAPVISNGFQRFVVTKNNVFILDYTLLPPQYSGNL